The following nucleotide sequence is from Halomonas chromatireducens.
ACCTGGTTCGTCAGCACCAGCATGGCGGCGCACCTGCCATGGCTGCTGCAGATCGCAGGCCTGTCGCCTGCTGGTGCCATCGCCGCCGCGGCACTGGTGGGGCCGGCCCAGGTGGCGGCGAGGCTGCTCGAGTTCTCGCTGCTGCAGCGTTTCCATCCGCTGCTTTCGGCCAAGCTGGCCGTGGTCGCCCATCCGCTCGGGGCGCTCGGCGTGATAACGCTTGGAGCGCCCTTTGCCACGCTGTTTGTGCTGCTGCACGGCGCCGGCAACGGCATTCTCACCATTGCCAAGGGCACGCTGCCGCTGGCGATCTTCGGCCCGCACGGCTATGGCCTGCGCCAGGGCGTGTTGATGGTGCCGGCACGCTTCGGCCAGGCGCTGGCGCCGCTGGCCTTTGCCTTGCTGATCGAGCGCTTCGGGACCCAGGCGCTGCTGTTCTCATCCTCCCTGGGGCTCGCGGCCCTGGTGGCGCTGTTCGTTCTGCAAACCCACGCCATGAAGGAGGCGACATGAGGCTTCGCACACTGTCTGACCCCGACTACCTGCCGGCGCTCGATGAGCGTTTCGCCCGTCAGCGGCCCGGCCAGGGCCTGCCCGATCCGCTCGGCCATCCACCGCGTATCCTGCTGCTCTACGGTTCCCTGCGCGAGCGCTCCTTCTCGCGCCTGGCAGTAGAGGAAGCGGCACGGCTGCTGCGCCACTTCGGCGCCGAGACGCGTATCTTCGATCCTTCCGACCTGCCGCTGCCGGATCAGGTGGCTGGCGACGATCACCCTGCCGTGCGCGAACTTCGCGAGCTGGCCATCTGGTCGGAAGGGCAGGTGTGGTGCAGCCCCGAGCGCCACGGCCAGATCACCGGCGTGATGAAAACCCAGATCGACCACCTGCCGCTGAGCATGGGGGCGGTGCGACCCACCCAGGGGCGTACCCTGGCGGTGATGCAGGTCAGCGGCGGCTCGCAGTCGTTCAATGCGGTGAATACCCTGCGCCTGCTGGGGCGCTGGATGCGCATGTTCACCATCCCCAACCAGTCCAGCGTGCCCAAGGCGTATCAGGAGTTCGACGAGGCCGGCCGTATGCGGCCCTCGCCGCTCTATGACCGCATCGCCGATGTGATGGAGGAGCTGGTGCGTTTCACCCTGCTGATGCGACCCCATAGTGAGACGCTGGTGGATCGCTACTCGGAGCGACGCGAAGCGGCCGGTGCCAAGGCTGACCCGGTGACGGATCGCTCTGCGGTTACCCAAGCTATGCACGAAGCGCAGTGAACGAAGTGGCTTCGCGCCGAGGACGTCAAAGTCGCCTGCGACGGTGATTTCCAGCCCGGCACCCAGGCTATGCCGGGTTTGTTATCAGGACTTGTCTACCTTTAAGGGTGAAAGCGGCCAGGATGCCGTGAAACCATTGGAAAGGAGGCTTCTATGTATCCACTGGCGATGCTTGAGAACGTTGTTGTCGTGACCGGCGCTTCCAGCGGCATCGGCCGTGCTACGGCCCACGAATTTGCTCGACAGGGGGCGGCCCTGTTCCTGGCCGCCCGGGACAAGACGGCGTTGCATGATGTCGCGGAGGAGTGCCATCGCTTCGGGGGGCAGGCCCGCTTCATCGTCGCCGACGTCACCAAGCCTGAGGATATGCAGCGACTAGCGCAAAGCGCGATAGAGGCAGCGGGCAAGATCGATGTATGGGTCAACAACGCGGGGGTCGGTGCGCTCGGGGCCTTTGAGGAAATCCCCCTTGAGGACCATGAGCGAGTTATCCAGACAGACCTTATCGGCCAGATTAATGGCGCCTATGCCGTACTGCCTCATTTCAAGCAACGAGGCCGCGGTATTCTGATCAATAATGTTTCCCTGGGCGGCTGGGCGGCTGGGCGCCCCAGCCCTATGCCGCTTCCTACAGTGCGGCAAAGTTCGGCCTGCGTGCCTTCGCCGAAAGCCTGCAGGGTGAGCTGAAGCACTGGCCGGATATCCATGTCTGTAATGTCTATCCCGCAGTGATGGATACCCCGGGCTTTCGTGATGGCAGCAATTACACCGGTCGTGCCGTCAAGCCTGTGCCTCCCGTCTATAATCCCCGACGTGCGGCTCGTACCATCGTCAACCTGGCTCGGTACCCTCAGCCGAGTGCCTACGTGGGCTTGCCCGCCGTGCTGGCGCGCCTTGCTTACGGCATGCCAGGCTACAAGTGGCTCAATGCCAGCCTGGTCAACCTCGCCTTGAAGCGAGCCCGGCCGATGGCTAACTCCTCGGGTAACCTGTATGCACCGGCGAGTGGCGAGCGGCGCATCGACGGCGGCTTCCGCTCAACCGATAAGCGCCGCAAGGCAGTCATGGCCGCGACTCTTGGAGGAGCGCTGATTGGCTTTTGTCTATCGCGGCGTCGAAGGCAGCGTCAGGACTGAACAGCGGCTCGAGGAGCGGGCCATCGCTGCCGTGCGCGACTGGATCATTGGGTTGTTGGACTCTCCGTCGAGAGAGCGCCTGCCGTTCTATCATCGAGCGCCACTCATAACGTCAGTCGTGCCAGCTTGTCTCGGGATGAAGCGGCAGCAAGCGGCCATGTTCGCGGTATAGCCCGATGTCGCGCAGCATGCGAGGATCGCACTCTTTCAATGCGGAATAGTCCCGATGGCTGGCAGCATCACGGCGGCCTCGCTTCAGCCATGACGCGAGTCTGTACAGAAACATGCTCATTCCCTCCAAAAGCGCTGTCTTTCTGCCACTTTCCCGCGCCAGGTGAGAGGTCACACTCCGTTTATTGCCGTCAAAGGCGCTTGGCTACTTTCGCTGCGGTGAAGCGCGGTGTTATGTGCTACGGACAGTAAATGGGCACTTTGAGGAAAAGTCAGGGCAGTCGAGTGGCCGTGCACCGGGAGGGGCGCCACTCGGCTGCCAAGGCCCGTGTCTTCATCGACCTGCTCGCCGAGCGGCTCAGGAGGGAAGCGGTACTGCGCTAGGCGGCGGTCTGCTCCTCCTTGTCGTAGTTGATCATCCAGGCGACGCCGAATCGGTCCACCAGCATGCCGAAGCGATGCGCCCAGAAGGTCTCTTCGAGCGGCATCTGCACGGTGCCGTTGTCGGCCAGGGCATTGAAGAGCCGTTCGGCGTCGTGTACCGAGTCGACACCAACCGAAATGCTCGCACCCTTGATGCCTTCATAGGGCGCCGGGCAGAAGGGGGCATTGTCGGAGGCCATCAACAGCTGGTCACCGATGCGCAGTCGGGCATGCATGACCAGGTTGCTGGCTTCCTCGGGAATTTCCATACCCTCGCTGGCGGGCATCTCCGCGTAGGTGGATACGGCCTCGAGCTTGGCGTCGAAGCAGCACTGGTAGAATTCGAAGGCTTCTCGGCAGTTGCCGTCGAAGATCAGGTAGGTGGAAAGCTGCATGGTGGGTCTCCAGGGATTGTTGTTGGTGCTACTTCTTTTCATCGATTCACCCTAGTCGATTTCAACATGCATGCTCATTTTCTAACGGCCAGTTTGGACGGCTAGACGCCGGAGGCGGGCGATGGCCCGTATTTCTGAGGCATAAGTCTGGACTACAGGAGCATCCCGGTAAGTAAGGGCTTACCGGGGCGCCAGCGCATCATCTTATAAAGCTTGATCATGACGCTCGCGGCTATCGGCGGGCGCCTGCTCGCGTTCGTGCATCCCGTAGTCGCGCATCACCGTGGCCACGCGCAGGCGATAGTCGTCGAACACTACTTCACGACCCTGGGCCTGGGCGCTGCGGTGGCGTTCGAGCTGGCGCCATTGGGCGACGGCCTCCTCATCGCGCCAGAAGGAGAGCGAGAGAATCTTGCCCGGCTGGGTGAGGCTCTCGAAGCGCTCGATGGAGATGAAACCATCGATCTCGTCGAGCAATGGACGCAGGCTTGCGGCTATGTCCAGGTACTGCTCGCGACGGCCGGACTTGGGAATGACTTCGAAGATGACGACGATCATAAGGATTCCGTGTTGTCGTTGTGTGCTTCAGTTAGCGATCTCATCGTAACCCCGATTCAGGAACATCACGAAGCAGAACCCGTGGTCGAAGGGAGCGGCCATCATCGCAAGCTTGCCCCAGTCGTTTGGAAAGAGTAGCAGTCTCACGGGGTAGCCATTTAGGCTTATGTGCGATGCTATGCTGCGGATGTTGCGAAATGCCGCGACGAGGCGGGTCCACTTTGAAAGCAAGGGACGGAGTGTGCCATGCGGGCTCAGGGCTCATCCTGAACTCACGGAGAACGCCGAACCCACAGCGGAGGCCCGCCATGAACGAGACATCCACCCATTCATTTGACACCTTCGATTCCGATGAGGCGAAATGGGCGGCGGTAGTGGCTCGCGATGCCGCGGCGGACGACGCTTTCGTCTATGCGGTGCGTACTACCGGGATCTATTGTCGTCCCACCTGCCCATCGCGCCGACCTCGCCGCGAGAACGCCGAGTTCCATGCTGATGCGGCGACAGCCGAGCGAGCCGGCTACCGGCCGTGCCAGCGCTGCCGCCCCCAGGAGCTACCGTTGGCCCAGCGACACGCCCAGAGTGTCGCCAGGGCCTGCCGTCTGATCGAGGCATCCGACGAACTCCCCACGCTCGACATATTGGCGCAAGACGCGGGGCTGAGCCGCTTCCATTTTCATCGTGTCTTCAAGTCAGTCACGGGGCTGACGCCCAAGGCATATGCGGTCGCCTGCCGGGCGGAACGTGCTCGCCAGGCGCTGGCGCAGCGGGAAACCGTCACCGAGGCGATCTATGAGGCGGGCTTCAATTCCAGCGGGCGCTTCTATGCGGGTTCCAATCTCATGCTCGGCATGACGCCGAAACGTTACCGTTCGGGAGGGAAGGGCATGGAAATTCACTTCGCCCTGGGAGAGTCTTCGCTGGGCAACATTCTAGTCGCGACCAGCGAAAAGGGCATTTGCGCTATTTCTCTGGGGAGCGATCCGGAACAGCTATTGCAGGAGTTCCAGGGTCGTTTCGCCAATGCCAACCTGGTCCCGGGGGGAAAGGATTTCGACGCTTGGGTGGCTCAGGTGGTGGGCTTCGTCGAGGCGCCTGGCATTGGACTGTCGCTGCCGCTGGATATTCGCGGTACCGCCTTCCAGCAGCGGGTCTGGCAGGCACTGACCGAGATTCCCGTCGGCACTACCATCAGCTATGCGGAGTTGGCACAGCGGATCGGCTCTCCCAAGTCGGTGCGCGCCGTGGCCAGGGCCTGTGCCTCCAACACCATTGCGCTTGCCATTCCCTGCCACCGGGTCGTGCGCAGTGACGGGGCACTTTCAGGCTACCGTTGGGGCGTGGAGAGAAAGCGCACGCTGCTCGAGCGTGAGGCGGCACTGGCGGATGCTGCCATGCTGCAGCATGAATGAAAGGGTTTCATCGCTGAGCTACTTCCATGTGCGGCTCTTCCAGAGCCTCGGTGATACCCGCTTGGGGCGTGCGCTCAAGGTATGTGGAGAGCACCATGTAGCTGCGTGTGGCCTTGACGCCCGGCATGGCGTAGAGCCGAGCGAGCAGACCCTCTAGCGCCCGGCTGCTGGCGCAGCGCACCTTGAGCAGGGTGCAGGTGTCGCCGGCCACCGAATGAATCTCCTCCAGTTCGGGCAGTTCGGACAGTGCCCTGAAGGTACGGCTCTTGCTGCCACCGGTGGTGTCGACATGCACGAAGGCCAGAAAAGGCTTGCCGGTGGCGGGGCCGTCCAGCACCGCCACCGTGGCGCGAATGCGCCCCGAGGATCGTAGCCGCTTCACCCTTTCGTGCACGGCCGGCTGTGTGACCTTTGCCGGCTTGATGCTCGTCTACCTGGGGCTGATGGGTGCCGCCATGCTTCCGCTGATGCTGCTGGCGCTCTGTCTTGTCTGGGGCGTGGCCAATCATCTCGGCTTGAACCTGCTCATGCGCCAGCTTGCCGAGATCGACCCTGCGCAGCGGGGTGCCATCATGGGGCTGTATAGCGCCATTTCCTATCTGTGCGTCTTCGTCGGTGCGCTGCTTTATCGGCCGATATTCACCCACTTCGGCTTTGCCGCCTGTGCCTGGGCGTCGGCGATGCTCGTACTGCCGGCCATAGGCTGGGCGCTGGGGCAGTGGCGCAGAAAGCAGGCTGAGCTACGCTGCCATTCAGAAACATGACGAGTCGGTAAAGGAGGTATATCAGCATGATCGCTTACACCATGGTCGGAACCCGGGACCTGGAGAAAGCGCTGACATTCTACGATCCACTTTTCGCTGAAATGGGCTGGGATGTCTGCTGGAAAGACGATTCCTGCGTTTCCTACGGAAAGGAGACCGATCTCGACTTTCCTCGCTTCTTCGTCGGATATCCCTTCGATGGCCAGGCAGCCAGTGTAGGCAATGGCACCATGACAGCGTTCCAGTTCGCGGCCCCTGAAAAGGTCGACAAGCTTTATGAGATAGCCATCAGCAATGGAGGCAGTGATGAAGGCGCTCCAGGTTATCGGCCGCAATACGCTGAAGGTTTCTACGCGGCCTATGTGCGCGATGGCGATGGCAACAAACTGGCCTTTGTCGTTTATCCGGATGAGGAAGAGAAATAAACCACCATTCTGAGATGCCGGTGCTCATCGACCAATAGCGTGGCGTGCTGGTACTCCCTCGGATTGGAGTCGACGTCGAGAAGCGTGCCGATGCCGTAGCGGTACGCCACATGATTGGGTTGCTCCCACCAGCGGCGAAAGTCCGGCGAGAGCTTGGCGAGCGTGTCGATCAGCGCCTGCATGACCGGGTCCTCGGGGGCGGCCGCCAGGTCGCAGCGGAACTGGGCCAGCAGGCGAGGGGCGTCCTGACGCCAGTCGGGAAGGCGCCTGCGTAGCGCCGGGTCGGCGAACAGCAGGCGCATCATGTTGCGCTCGCCGGGCTCCTTGTCGCCGAAGCCGAGCAGGGCATCGGCGGCGGCATTCCAGGCGATGATGTCCCAGCGCAGGTTCATCACATAGGCAGGCCTTGCAATATCGTCCATCAGTGACTGCACCAGGGGCGGAATTTCCTGCCACTGGTAGGCCTCCACCGGCGGCGGCCGGCGGTGGGCGAGCAGGAACAGATGACAACACTCGGCGTCGTCGAGCTTGAGGGCTTTTGAAACGCTGAGCAGGAAGCTCTCCGAGACGTTGATGTCGCGCCCCTGTTCGAACCAGGTGTACCAGGTCAGTCCCACGCCAGCGAGGGTCGCCACCTCTTCGCGACGCAGCCCTGGGGTGCGCCGTCGTCCGGTGCTGGGCAGGCCGACGTCGGCCGGCGTCAGCTTGTTGCGATGATGAACCAGGAAGTCGGTGAGTTCGCTGCGGGGTCGGTCGAGGCTGCGTCCGCCCATGTCATTAACCTATGTAATTACTGCTGGTAATAGGATAAGTGGCTATATTGTACCCCTATTAAGATAGGCCAAGACTACCATGCCAACCCTATGGAAAGGAGGCACGGCATGGTTTCCCTCAATGAAGTATCAGGCTCGCGTCTCGCCCGGCAGCGGGCGGGTATCAAGGAGTGGGCCGGCCTGGCGGTGCTGGCGCTGCCCACGGTACTGCTCGGCCTCGACGTCACGATTCTCTATCTGGCCTTGCCCGCCCTGGCGGCGGATCTGCAGCCGAGCAGCACCCAGGCGCTGTGGATCATGGATGCCTACGGCTTCATGATCGCCGGCTTTTTGATCACCATGGGTACCTTGGGCGACCGTATCGGCCGACGCCGGCTGCTGATGATCGGTGCCGTGGGCTTCGGCATTACCTCGGTGATCGCGGCCTATTCCACTAACGCGGCGATGCTGATTGCCGCACGTGCGCTGCTTGGCGTTGCCGGTGCGACTCTGATGCCGTCGACCCTGGCGCTGATCAGCAACATGTTCGGCGATGTGCGTCAGCGCGCCCTGGCCATCGGCGTGTGGGCCACCATGTTCGCTCTGGGCATGGCGCTGGGACCAGTGGTGGGCGGCGTGTTATTGGAGCGCTTCTGGTGGGGCTCCGCCTTTCTGGTGGCGGTGCCCGTGGTGACCGTGCTGCTGATTGCGGCACCGATTCTGCTGCCGGAGTATCGTG
It contains:
- the arsH gene encoding arsenical resistance protein ArsH, with translation MRLRTLSDPDYLPALDERFARQRPGQGLPDPLGHPPRILLLYGSLRERSFSRLAVEEAARLLRHFGAETRIFDPSDLPLPDQVAGDDHPAVRELRELAIWSEGQVWCSPERHGQITGVMKTQIDHLPLSMGAVRPTQGRTLAVMQVSGGSQSFNAVNTLRLLGRWMRMFTIPNQSSVPKAYQEFDEAGRMRPSPLYDRIADVMEELVRFTLLMRPHSETLVDRYSERREAAGAKADPVTDRSAVTQAMHEAQ
- a CDS encoding SDR family NAD(P)-dependent oxidoreductase, translating into MYPLAMLENVVVVTGASSGIGRATAHEFARQGAALFLAARDKTALHDVAEECHRFGGQARFIVADVTKPEDMQRLAQSAIEAAGKIDVWVNNAGVGALGAFEEIPLEDHERVIQTDLIGQINGAYAVLPHFKQRGRGILINNVSLGGWAAGRPSPMPLPTVRQSSACVPSPKACRVS
- a CDS encoding DUF1127 domain-containing protein — its product is MFLYRLASWLKRGRRDAASHRDYSALKECDPRMLRDIGLYREHGRLLPLHPETSWHD
- a CDS encoding VOC family protein; this translates as MQLSTYLIFDGNCREAFEFYQCCFDAKLEAVSTYAEMPASEGMEIPEEASNLVMHARLRIGDQLLMASDNAPFCPAPYEGIKGASISVGVDSVHDAERLFNALADNGTVQMPLEETFWAHRFGMLVDRFGVAWMINYDKEEQTAA
- a CDS encoding antibiotic biosynthesis monooxygenase family protein — its product is MIVVIFEVIPKSGRREQYLDIAASLRPLLDEIDGFISIERFESLTQPGKILSLSFWRDEEAVAQWRQLERHRSAQAQGREVVFDDYRLRVATVMRDYGMHEREQAPADSRERHDQAL
- the ada gene encoding bifunctional DNA-binding transcriptional regulator/O6-methylguanine-DNA methyltransferase Ada; translated protein: MNETSTHSFDTFDSDEAKWAAVVARDAAADDAFVYAVRTTGIYCRPTCPSRRPRRENAEFHADAATAERAGYRPCQRCRPQELPLAQRHAQSVARACRLIEASDELPTLDILAQDAGLSRFHFHRVFKSVTGLTPKAYAVACRAERARQALAQRETVTEAIYEAGFNSSGRFYAGSNLMLGMTPKRYRSGGKGMEIHFALGESSLGNILVATSEKGICAISLGSDPEQLLQEFQGRFANANLVPGGKDFDAWVAQVVGFVEAPGIGLSLPLDIRGTAFQQRVWQALTEIPVGTTISYAELAQRIGSPKSVRAVARACASNTIALAIPCHRVVRSDGALSGYRWGVERKRTLLEREAALADAAMLQHE
- a CDS encoding Lrp/AsnC family transcriptional regulator; the encoded protein is MKRLRSSGRIRATVAVLDGPATGKPFLAFVHVDTTGGSKSRTFRALSELPELEEIHSVAGDTCTLLKVRCASSRALEGLLARLYAMPGVKATRSYMVLSTYLERTPQAGITEALEEPHMEVAQR
- a CDS encoding MFS transporter, whose protein sequence is MTFAGLMLVYLGLMGAAMLPLMLLALCLVWGVANHLGLNLLMRQLAEIDPAQRGAIMGLYSAISYLCVFVGALLYRPIFTHFGFAACAWASAMLVLPAIGWALGQWRRKQAELRCHSET
- a CDS encoding VOC family protein translates to MIAYTMVGTRDLEKALTFYDPLFAEMGWDVCWKDDSCVSYGKETDLDFPRFFVGYPFDGQAASVGNGTMTAFQFAAPEKVDKLYEIAISNGGSDEGAPGYRPQYAEGFYAAYVRDGDGNKLAFVVYPDEEEK
- a CDS encoding helix-turn-helix transcriptional regulator codes for the protein MGGRSLDRPRSELTDFLVHHRNKLTPADVGLPSTGRRRTPGLRREEVATLAGVGLTWYTWFEQGRDINVSESFLLSVSKALKLDDAECCHLFLLAHRRPPPVEAYQWQEIPPLVQSLMDDIARPAYVMNLRWDIIAWNAAADALLGFGDKEPGERNMMRLLFADPALRRRLPDWRQDAPRLLAQFRCDLAAAPEDPVMQALIDTLAKLSPDFRRWWEQPNHVAYRYGIGTLLDVDSNPREYQHATLLVDEHRHLRMVVYFSSSSG